The following proteins are encoded in a genomic region of Phalacrocorax carbo chromosome 2, bPhaCar2.1, whole genome shotgun sequence:
- the LSM5 gene encoding U6 snRNA-associated Sm-like protein LSm5 — translation MAANATTNPSQLLPLELVDKCIGSRIHIVMKSDKEIVGTLLGFDDFVNMVLEDVTEFEITPEGRRITKLDQILLNGNNITMLVPGGEGPEV, via the exons ATGGCGGCTAACGCGACCACCAACCCCTCTCAGCTGCTGCCGCTCG aaCTTGTGGACAAATGCATAGGCTCACGCATCCATATTGTGATGAAGAGTGATAAAGAAATTGTTGGAACACTTCTAGGATTTGATGACTTCGTCA ATATGGTGTTAGAAGATGTTACAGAATT TGAGATTACACCTGAGGGCAGAAGAATCACAAAGCTAGACCAGATTTTGCTAAATGGAAATAACATAACAATG CTGGTtcctggaggagaaggacctgAAGTATAA